A stretch of Faecalibacterium duncaniae DNA encodes these proteins:
- a CDS encoding cell division protein SepF yields MSFVDSLKKGLFGGEDDYDDQYIDDGPQMVNNNSGLGVGMDDAEEEPVEGAQKKNKVVNIHATTQLKVVLVKPERFEDASTIADHLNNKRTVVLNLESTNKEVSRRLVDFLSGVAYANNGQIKRVANSTFIITPYNVDIMGDLLDELENNGAFY; encoded by the coding sequence ATGTCTTTCGTGGATAGTCTCAAAAAGGGCCTTTTCGGCGGTGAGGACGATTACGACGATCAGTACATCGACGATGGCCCCCAGATGGTGAACAACAACAGCGGTCTCGGCGTTGGCATGGACGATGCAGAGGAAGAGCCGGTGGAGGGTGCCCAGAAGAAGAACAAGGTGGTCAACATCCACGCCACCACCCAGCTCAAGGTCGTTCTGGTAAAGCCCGAGCGCTTTGAGGATGCCAGCACCATTGCAGACCACCTGAACAACAAGCGCACGGTCGTGCTGAATCTGGAGTCTACCAACAAGGAAGTTTCCCGCCGTCTGGTGGATTTCCTGTCCGGTGTGGCTTACGCCAACAACGGCCAGATCAAGCGCGTTGCCAACAGCACCTTCATCATTACCCCGTACAACGTGGACATTATGGGCGATCTGCTGGACGAGCTGGAGAACAATGGCGCGTTCTATTGA
- a CDS encoding RluA family pseudouridine synthase, with product MEQREYIVEAEGAGQRIDRFLSGEDTGLSRSALQGLVAEGHVLCNGKAPAKSLKLKAGDIILLEIPDAKPIEAVPQEIPLDIIYEDAHLLVVNKPKGMVVHPAPGNPDGTLVNALLWHCKGSLSGIGGEIRPGIVHRVDKDTSGLLVVAKDDATHIGLSQQMAVHSVERAYNTIVYGGFAQDEGFVESNLGRSKTDRKKMAVYPASEPHTKYAYTGYKVLERLGEFTMLECRLKTGRTHQIRVHMASIHHPVAGDPVYGPHNCITSLHGQCLHAKTLGFIHPITGEHLRFDSELPDYFTRFLTTLRQRTGGNTL from the coding sequence ATGGAGCAGCGTGAATATATCGTGGAAGCCGAGGGCGCAGGCCAGCGCATCGATCGCTTTCTGAGCGGCGAGGACACCGGCCTTTCCCGCAGCGCCCTGCAGGGCCTAGTGGCTGAGGGTCATGTGCTCTGCAACGGCAAGGCCCCGGCCAAGAGCCTGAAGCTCAAGGCAGGGGATATCATCCTGCTGGAGATCCCCGATGCAAAGCCCATCGAGGCTGTGCCGCAGGAGATCCCGCTGGACATCATCTATGAGGATGCGCACCTTCTGGTGGTCAACAAGCCCAAAGGGATGGTCGTCCATCCGGCTCCCGGCAACCCGGACGGCACCCTGGTCAACGCTCTGCTCTGGCACTGCAAGGGCAGCCTTTCCGGCATTGGCGGCGAGATCCGGCCCGGCATCGTCCACCGCGTCGATAAGGACACCAGCGGTCTGCTGGTGGTGGCAAAGGATGATGCAACCCACATCGGCCTTTCCCAGCAGATGGCAGTGCACAGCGTGGAGCGGGCCTACAATACCATCGTCTATGGCGGCTTTGCCCAGGATGAGGGCTTTGTGGAGAGCAACCTGGGCCGCAGCAAGACCGACCGCAAGAAGATGGCGGTCTATCCGGCCAGTGAGCCCCACACAAAGTATGCCTATACCGGCTACAAGGTGTTGGAACGGCTGGGCGAGTTCACGATGCTGGAGTGCCGCCTGAAAACGGGCCGTACCCACCAGATCCGCGTTCACATGGCTTCCATCCACCACCCGGTGGCGGGTGACCCGGTGTACGGCCCCCACAACTGCATCACCAGCCTGCATGGGCAGTGCCTGCATGCAAAAACGCTGGGGTTTATTCACCCCATCACGGGGGAACACCTGCGGTTCGATTCTGAGCTGCCGGATTACTTCACCCGCTTCTTGACCACGCTCCGTCAGCGCACAGGAGGAAATACCCTATGA
- the ileS gene encoding isoleucine--tRNA ligase, whose amino-acid sequence MAKNKSQYDSTLNLPKTLFEMRAGLPKKEPAMLEDWEKNDLYNNLIKHNDGKPKFVLHDGPPYANGNIHMGTALNKIIKDIIIRDKNMEGFQAPYVPGFDTHGLPIELKALSSLGEKKKDISKLELRQICEKFATEHIDIMSDQFKRLGVIGDFEHPYLTLKPEFEARQIEIFGEMAKKGYIYKGLKPVYWCPDCRTALAEAEIEYGEDDCDSIFVRFHVSQDPNGVLAKHGIPMDKTYFVIWTTTTWTLPANEAICLNGAFEYSFVKIGEEYHIMATELVKSVMDACHIENYEIVGEPVSGAEFELMRYHHVYLPKEGTVILGDHVTLESGSGCVHTAGGHGVDDFNVSQKYNVPITVPVDDGGCLTELAGKYAGQRVWAANKTILADLTEAGVIMGQVHIKHQYPHCWRCHNPIIFRATEQWFCSVAKFRDDVYKAIDTVKWMPDWGHDRMKGMVRDRNDWCISRQRTWGVPIPAFYCKKCGAYHITDATIKAVSELFRKEGSDAWYKYEAEQIIPAGEVCEKCGASEWTKDTDIMDVWFDSGSTHAAVLEERPELRFPADMYMEGGDQFRGWFQSSLLTSVAAKGCAPYKSVLCHGWVVDEQGKQMHKSAGNGVEPSEIIKDYGADIIRLWVASSDYTVDVRAGKNIFKQLSEAYRKIRNTARFILGNLDGFDPNTDCVADDQLQEIDRWALAALDDLIVNAKAGYDVYDFNKVYHAVYNFCVVAMSNFYLDVTKDRLYCTNGVGRKAAQTTMYKILVALDKIIAPILCFTSQEIWDFLPKTEGMNKYVVFEAMPKAGQYAADDAFKAKWAQLIAVRDEVKKVLEQARAEKTIGASLEASVTLYCNDAVYDLLNSIPMDELADLMIVSHVELVKGEGGSASAVEGLGVAAAHATGEKCERCWKYSADIGTHAAHPTLCARCASVVEA is encoded by the coding sequence TTGGCTAAGAATAAGTCTCAGTACGACAGTACCCTGAATCTGCCCAAGACTCTGTTTGAGATGCGTGCCGGTCTGCCCAAGAAGGAGCCCGCCATGCTGGAGGATTGGGAGAAGAACGACCTGTACAACAACCTGATCAAGCACAACGACGGCAAGCCCAAGTTTGTCCTGCACGACGGCCCTCCGTATGCAAACGGCAACATCCACATGGGCACCGCCCTGAACAAGATCATCAAGGATATCATCATCCGCGACAAGAACATGGAGGGCTTCCAGGCTCCCTATGTGCCCGGCTTTGATACCCACGGCCTGCCCATTGAGCTGAAGGCTCTGTCCTCTCTGGGCGAGAAGAAGAAGGACATCTCCAAGCTGGAGCTGCGCCAGATCTGCGAAAAGTTCGCCACCGAGCATATCGACATTATGAGCGACCAGTTCAAGCGTCTGGGTGTTATCGGTGACTTTGAGCACCCCTACCTGACCCTGAAGCCTGAGTTCGAGGCCCGCCAGATCGAGATTTTTGGCGAGATGGCCAAGAAGGGCTACATCTACAAGGGCCTGAAGCCTGTGTACTGGTGCCCCGACTGCCGCACCGCTCTGGCTGAGGCCGAGATCGAGTACGGTGAGGACGACTGCGATTCCATCTTCGTCCGCTTCCACGTTTCTCAGGACCCCAACGGCGTGCTGGCAAAGCACGGCATCCCGATGGATAAGACCTACTTCGTGATCTGGACCACCACCACCTGGACCCTGCCCGCCAACGAGGCCATCTGCCTGAACGGTGCCTTTGAGTATTCCTTTGTCAAGATCGGCGAGGAGTACCATATCATGGCCACCGAGCTGGTCAAGAGCGTGATGGATGCCTGCCATATTGAGAACTACGAGATCGTGGGCGAACCTGTTTCCGGCGCTGAGTTCGAGCTGATGCGCTATCATCACGTCTACCTGCCCAAGGAGGGTACTGTCATCCTGGGTGACCATGTCACGCTGGAAAGCGGTTCCGGCTGCGTCCACACCGCAGGCGGCCACGGCGTGGATGACTTCAATGTTTCTCAGAAGTACAACGTGCCCATCACTGTTCCTGTGGACGACGGCGGCTGCCTGACGGAGCTGGCCGGTAAGTACGCAGGTCAGCGTGTCTGGGCTGCCAACAAGACCATTCTGGCCGACCTGACCGAAGCCGGTGTCATCATGGGTCAGGTGCACATCAAGCATCAGTACCCCCACTGCTGGCGCTGCCACAACCCCATCATCTTCCGTGCCACCGAGCAGTGGTTCTGCTCTGTTGCCAAGTTCCGTGACGATGTCTACAAGGCCATCGACACCGTGAAGTGGATGCCTGACTGGGGCCACGACCGCATGAAGGGCATGGTCCGCGACCGCAACGACTGGTGCATCAGCCGTCAGCGTACCTGGGGCGTGCCCATCCCGGCTTTCTACTGCAAGAAGTGCGGCGCTTACCACATCACCGATGCCACCATCAAGGCTGTCAGCGAGCTGTTCCGCAAGGAGGGCTCCGATGCCTGGTACAAGTATGAGGCAGAGCAGATCATCCCCGCAGGTGAAGTCTGCGAGAAGTGCGGCGCTTCCGAGTGGACCAAGGATACCGACATCATGGATGTCTGGTTCGATTCCGGTTCCACCCACGCTGCCGTTCTGGAGGAGCGCCCGGAGCTGCGCTTCCCGGCCGACATGTATATGGAGGGCGGCGACCAGTTCCGCGGCTGGTTCCAGTCCAGCCTGCTGACCAGCGTGGCTGCCAAGGGCTGCGCACCTTATAAGTCCGTTCTGTGCCACGGCTGGGTCGTGGACGAGCAGGGCAAGCAGATGCACAAGAGCGCCGGCAACGGCGTGGAGCCCAGCGAGATCATCAAGGACTACGGTGCGGATATCATCCGCCTGTGGGTCGCTTCTTCCGACTACACCGTGGATGTGCGCGCCGGTAAGAATATCTTCAAGCAGCTGAGCGAGGCTTACCGCAAGATCCGTAACACCGCCCGCTTCATTCTGGGCAATCTGGATGGCTTTGACCCCAACACCGATTGTGTGGCGGATGACCAGCTGCAGGAGATCGACCGCTGGGCACTGGCCGCTCTGGATGACCTGATCGTGAATGCCAAGGCCGGCTACGATGTGTATGACTTCAACAAGGTCTATCACGCCGTCTACAACTTCTGCGTTGTTGCCATGTCCAACTTCTATCTGGATGTGACGAAAGACCGCCTGTACTGCACCAACGGTGTGGGCCGCAAGGCTGCCCAGACCACCATGTACAAGATCCTGGTCGCACTGGACAAGATCATTGCCCCCATCCTCTGCTTCACCAGCCAGGAGATCTGGGACTTCCTGCCCAAGACCGAAGGCATGAACAAGTACGTTGTGTTCGAGGCAATGCCCAAGGCAGGCCAGTACGCTGCAGACGATGCCTTCAAGGCCAAGTGGGCACAGCTCATTGCTGTCCGTGACGAGGTCAAGAAGGTGCTGGAGCAGGCCCGTGCAGAAAAGACCATCGGTGCTTCTCTGGAAGCTTCCGTTACCCTGTACTGCAATGATGCCGTCTATGACCTGCTGAACAGCATTCCCATGGACGAGCTGGCTGACCTGATGATCGTTTCCCATGTGGAACTGGTCAAGGGCGAGGGTGGTTCCGCCTCCGCTGTTGAGGGCCTGGGCGTTGCTGCTGCACATGCCACCGGCGAAAAGTGCGAGCGCTGCTGGAAGTATTCCGCGGACATCGGCACCCACGCCGCACATCCCACCCTCTGCGCACGCTGCGCAAGCGTGGTGGAAGCATAA
- a CDS encoding ComEA family DNA-binding protein produces MKKASLTKTEQRFLWTAALVCAVCVALAFGFAVPRQTGPGRAAGSETPLIQLARVDLNTAGQDVLCTLPGVGEQRAQAIIEYREQYGRFAAVEEAAAVPGLTEAVVEEWDGLAYVS; encoded by the coding sequence ATGAAGAAAGCCAGTCTCACAAAAACAGAACAGAGATTTCTGTGGACAGCGGCCCTTGTCTGCGCGGTGTGCGTCGCGCTGGCGTTTGGGTTTGCCGTTCCGCGGCAGACAGGGCCGGGCCGTGCAGCCGGGAGTGAAACACCGCTCATCCAGCTGGCGCGGGTCGATCTGAACACCGCCGGGCAGGACGTTCTCTGCACCCTGCCGGGGGTGGGGGAACAGCGCGCCCAGGCCATCATCGAATACCGGGAGCAATATGGGCGCTTTGCCGCGGTGGAAGAGGCCGCCGCCGTGCCCGGCCTGACAGAAGCGGTGGTGGAAGAGTGGGATGGGCTTGCTTACGTGAGCTGA
- a CDS encoding RNA-binding protein has product MARSIDPAPRAVRGFVPARTDEERFLMRHVEDLARAAEGRGIARYSGFLSDREQDLARAALNRADVPESDHHFEGGWPGAERKLLCLEPEGCYPASPLCCVKLTCRTLSGAALPSHKDYLGSLMGLELRREALGDIVLPADTPGTAYVFALETAGELICRELLQVGRTEVTATLLSLDEVPEFPQAERKTQTATVSSLRLDAVLAAMLHCSRGQACEWIAAGRVEINHLPAESAHAPVYEGDVFTVRGKGRFGLTALPGKSKKDRSIIEFFQY; this is encoded by the coding sequence ATGGCGCGTTCTATTGATCCTGCTCCCAGGGCAGTGCGGGGCTTTGTGCCCGCCCGCACCGATGAAGAGCGCTTTTTGATGCGGCATGTAGAAGATCTGGCCCGCGCGGCCGAGGGACGCGGCATTGCCCGCTACTCCGGCTTTTTGAGCGACAGGGAACAGGATCTGGCCCGCGCGGCGCTGAACCGTGCCGATGTGCCGGAGAGCGACCATCATTTTGAGGGCGGCTGGCCCGGAGCAGAGCGGAAGCTGCTCTGCCTGGAGCCGGAGGGCTGCTACCCTGCAAGCCCGCTGTGCTGTGTGAAGCTGACCTGCCGCACCCTTTCCGGGGCGGCACTGCCGAGTCACAAGGATTATCTGGGCAGCCTGATGGGGCTGGAGCTGCGTCGGGAAGCGCTGGGAGATATTGTGCTCCCGGCCGATACGCCGGGCACTGCCTATGTCTTTGCGCTGGAAACGGCGGGGGAGCTCATCTGCCGGGAACTGCTGCAGGTGGGCCGGACAGAGGTCACCGCCACGCTGCTTTCGCTGGATGAGGTACCCGAATTCCCGCAGGCAGAGCGCAAAACGCAGACAGCCACCGTGTCCTCTTTGCGGCTGGACGCTGTGCTTGCGGCCATGCTCCATTGCAGCCGCGGGCAGGCGTGTGAGTGGATCGCGGCGGGCCGGGTGGAGATCAACCACCTGCCTGCAGAGAGTGCCCACGCCCCGGTGTATGAGGGTGATGTGTTCACGGTGCGCGGAAAGGGGCGCTTTGGCCTGACGGCCCTGCCCGGAAAAAGCAAAAAAGACCGATCGATCATCGAGTTTTTTCAATATTGA
- the ppk1 gene encoding polyphosphate kinase 1, translating into MKEDTIFINRELSWLDFNRRVLVLGKDKNVPLAEQVKFLAIYGSNLDEFFMVRVGSLQERANLARSQKDKDKRENKTNMTAEEQLNAIMPKAAHLQEDCDKYYEKALENLDACGYKKVDFDGMDKEQERFWKKYFQNELFPILSPQIVDNRHPFPFLRNKEIYLGALLKEKEGQSLGMIPISSQMERLILVRREGKTEFALTEELVLHYASLIFGKDAVQEKCLFRVTRNADIDVKEGMMDHDIDYREIMADLLKRRRKLAAVRLQVTPTAPQEILRLLCDKLELSHKRVFAQKSPLDLSFFYKLTGKMEAEGNPELFYPSARPMLPPQDYDLAAEVEKHDVLLSYPYQSIRPFIAMLKKAARDPEVISIKMTLYRMARESQIVQALIEAAENGKEVVALVELRARFDEQNNIDWSKQLEEAGCTILYGFDDYKVHSKLTLITKKGPQGYSYITQIGTGNYNEKTSELYTDYSFITADLGIGEEASNVFQNLAVQKLTETTEKMLVAPLRFKSVLLDEMDRVINAAKLGRPASMILKNNSISDRDIILKLEEASCAGVRIDMIVRGICCVRAEVPGKTENLHIRSLVGRYLEHGRIYSFYDGVTTRIYIASGDFLTRNTECRVEVGVRVEDPVLIQKLSNILQLQLRDNVNAREMRADGSYQKVKAAPGEPLVNGQMDMYDLLRDDWLARDAAPAAEPEQPEIKASERPSEPETRPEPVQVAEQPAEPAKQPATVKAAPAPAVQSTPIPHAVDRTERHGHPSLFQRLHDWLRR; encoded by the coding sequence ATGAAAGAGGATACGATCTTCATCAACCGTGAACTCAGCTGGCTGGACTTTAACCGCCGTGTGCTGGTGCTGGGCAAGGACAAGAATGTCCCGCTGGCGGAGCAGGTGAAATTCCTTGCCATTTATGGCTCCAATCTGGATGAATTTTTCATGGTGCGTGTGGGCTCTCTGCAGGAGCGCGCCAACCTTGCACGCAGTCAGAAGGACAAAGACAAGCGTGAGAACAAGACCAACATGACGGCCGAGGAACAGCTGAACGCCATCATGCCCAAGGCTGCCCATCTGCAGGAGGACTGCGATAAATACTACGAGAAGGCGCTGGAAAATCTGGATGCCTGCGGCTATAAAAAAGTGGATTTCGATGGGATGGATAAGGAGCAGGAGCGCTTCTGGAAAAAGTACTTCCAGAACGAGCTGTTCCCCATCCTCAGCCCGCAGATCGTGGACAACCGCCACCCGTTCCCGTTCCTGCGCAATAAGGAGATCTACCTCGGTGCTCTGCTCAAGGAGAAAGAGGGCCAGAGCCTTGGCATGATCCCTATCTCCAGCCAGATGGAGCGGCTGATCCTGGTGCGCCGGGAGGGAAAGACCGAGTTTGCCCTGACAGAGGAACTGGTGCTGCACTATGCGTCCCTCATCTTCGGCAAGGATGCCGTGCAGGAAAAGTGCCTGTTCCGCGTCACCCGCAACGCCGACATTGATGTAAAAGAGGGCATGATGGACCATGATATCGATTACCGCGAGATCATGGCCGACCTGCTCAAGCGCCGCCGCAAGCTGGCCGCTGTCCGCCTGCAGGTAACTCCCACGGCTCCGCAGGAGATCCTGCGTCTCCTCTGCGATAAATTAGAGTTGAGCCATAAGCGGGTGTTTGCCCAGAAGAGCCCACTGGATCTGAGCTTCTTCTACAAGCTCACCGGTAAAATGGAGGCCGAGGGCAACCCGGAGCTGTTCTATCCCTCGGCCCGGCCCATGCTGCCGCCCCAGGATTATGACCTTGCCGCTGAGGTAGAAAAACACGATGTCCTGCTCAGTTATCCGTATCAGTCCATCCGTCCCTTCATCGCGATGCTGAAAAAGGCTGCGCGGGATCCGGAGGTCATCTCCATTAAGATGACCCTTTACCGGATGGCGCGGGAATCCCAGATCGTGCAGGCCCTGATCGAAGCCGCCGAAAACGGCAAGGAAGTGGTGGCTCTGGTAGAGCTGCGTGCCCGCTTTGACGAGCAGAACAACATCGACTGGTCCAAGCAGCTGGAAGAGGCTGGCTGTACCATTCTCTATGGCTTTGATGATTACAAGGTACATTCCAAGCTGACCCTCATCACAAAAAAGGGCCCGCAGGGATACAGCTATATCACCCAGATCGGCACCGGCAACTACAACGAAAAGACCAGCGAGCTCTATACCGATTATTCGTTCATCACGGCAGATCTGGGCATCGGTGAGGAAGCCTCCAACGTGTTCCAGAACCTTGCCGTGCAGAAGCTGACGGAGACCACCGAGAAGATGCTGGTGGCTCCTCTACGCTTCAAGAGCGTGCTGCTGGACGAGATGGACCGGGTCATCAATGCCGCCAAGCTGGGCCGCCCGGCATCCATGATCCTGAAAAACAACTCCATCTCGGATCGGGATATCATCCTGAAACTTGAAGAAGCCAGCTGTGCGGGGGTCCGCATCGATATGATCGTGCGCGGCATCTGCTGTGTCCGCGCCGAGGTGCCGGGTAAGACCGAGAACCTGCATATCCGCAGTCTGGTGGGCCGCTACCTTGAGCATGGCCGCATCTACAGCTTCTACGATGGCGTGACCACCCGCATCTATATCGCCTCCGGCGATTTCCTCACCCGCAATACGGAGTGCCGCGTGGAGGTTGGTGTCCGGGTGGAGGACCCTGTCCTCATCCAGAAGCTGAGCAATATCCTGCAGCTGCAGCTGCGGGATAACGTCAATGCCCGGGAGATGCGGGCAGACGGCAGCTATCAGAAGGTGAAAGCGGCCCCCGGTGAGCCCCTTGTCAACGGACAGATGGACATGTACGATCTGCTCCGGGATGACTGGCTCGCCCGGGATGCTGCTCCTGCGGCAGAACCGGAGCAGCCTGAAATAAAGGCATCGGAACGGCC
- a CDS encoding DivIVA domain-containing protein → MLTPQDVRAAQFEKNIRGYRTEEVDRFLDKVEEQLKQDEDQAEELRRQIAELTAENQRLHKEMESYEADGDMLKSALINAQRMGENVIREANQKSEEILHRANLRGDDIIRDANELLQKASDRADEIINEANEKKLAQEREYDRVRLEVTRFKSDVLNLYRSHVESLSRLPEFQKEEPAEDAPAEDEAAAADTTAAAVTEEIAEAQPAAADVDAEDEAPADEKTSEEFWAQDESQLKLDPPPAPAAEDEAAAPDYAAFKGVKFSE, encoded by the coding sequence ATGCTGACCCCGCAGGATGTGCGTGCTGCACAGTTTGAAAAGAACATCCGCGGCTACCGGACCGAAGAGGTGGACCGTTTCCTGGATAAAGTAGAGGAGCAGCTGAAGCAGGATGAAGATCAGGCTGAGGAGCTGCGCCGCCAGATCGCTGAGCTGACTGCCGAGAATCAGCGTCTGCACAAGGAAATGGAGAGCTACGAGGCTGACGGCGATATGCTCAAGAGCGCGCTGATCAATGCCCAGCGGATGGGTGAGAATGTCATCCGGGAAGCAAACCAGAAGTCGGAAGAGATCCTGCATCGCGCAAATCTGCGCGGTGATGATATTATCCGTGATGCCAACGAGCTGCTGCAAAAAGCCAGTGACCGCGCGGATGAGATCATCAACGAGGCAAACGAGAAAAAGCTTGCCCAGGAGCGCGAGTATGACCGCGTCCGGCTGGAAGTGACCCGCTTCAAGTCCGATGTGCTGAACCTGTACCGCAGCCATGTTGAGTCTCTGAGCCGCCTGCCTGAGTTCCAGAAGGAGGAGCCCGCTGAGGATGCTCCTGCCGAGGATGAGGCTGCAGCCGCCGATACCACTGCCGCCGCTGTGACCGAGGAGATCGCCGAGGCACAGCCCGCTGCAGCGGATGTGGATGCTGAGGATGAGGCTCCTGCGGATGAAAAGACCAGCGAGGAGTTCTGGGCACAAGACGAGAGCCAGCTCAAGCTCGACCCGCCCCCGGCCCCTGCCGCCGAGGATGAGGCTGCAGCGCCGGACTACGCCGCTTTTAAGGGCGTGAAGTTCAGCGAGTGA
- the lspA gene encoding signal peptidase II, which produces MAFVIFNLLCVAALVGLDQAIKFWAVSALQPVGAMPLIPHVVELRFVLNQGMAFSLLSGKQLFLIVATSAALLLVAYWLFFRSRNNRLQQAALILVLGGGIGNLIDRVLNGEVVDYINLLFMRFAVFNFADICVCVGVALWVLVIFLEELHEDTKKGPKEQ; this is translated from the coding sequence ATGGCATTTGTGATCTTCAATCTGCTGTGCGTTGCGGCGCTGGTCGGCCTCGATCAGGCCATCAAGTTCTGGGCTGTCAGCGCTTTGCAGCCGGTGGGCGCAATGCCGCTGATCCCCCATGTGGTGGAGCTGCGGTTCGTGCTCAACCAGGGCATGGCATTCAGCCTGCTCAGCGGCAAGCAGTTGTTTTTGATCGTTGCAACCAGCGCAGCATTGCTGCTGGTTGCTTATTGGCTGTTCTTCCGCAGCCGGAACAACCGTCTGCAGCAGGCCGCACTCATTCTGGTGCTGGGCGGCGGCATCGGCAACCTGATCGACCGTGTGCTGAACGGCGAGGTGGTGGATTACATCAACCTGCTGTTCATGCGGTTTGCGGTGTTCAATTTTGCAGATATCTGTGTCTGCGTTGGTGTGGCACTCTGGGTGCTGGTCATTTTCCTGGAGGAGCTGCACGAGGATACGAAAAAGGGCCCGAAGGAGCAGTAA
- a CDS encoding HAD hydrolase family protein, with protein MKETTIDQTLVLCDLDSLLLDAAGNLPQLQRDVLQLFASRGGRLTVFSQRSPRAVRSLLGGVRLSAPALVCGGTLAYNFSEGSGTALCSFEGMEESVLKMLPSLSGVGIALQMRDGSTRAVRMSEGLVFHLKQEWTPFVLSNAADVKGEDVLRILFYQDKKQMPILPTLQKALGDAAAFLHAERLAPDTLVLTPGLVSGSAMLNAVCPPSGYAAEQLTVLAGCTQMLDLVHLAGESVVPADAAPELRLAANRMTLTDHDAGAAAELLYGMVRRAETSA; from the coding sequence ATGAAAGAGACGACCATTGACCAGACCTTAGTCCTCTGTGATCTGGACAGCCTGCTGCTGGATGCCGCAGGCAATCTGCCCCAGCTCCAGCGGGACGTGCTGCAGCTTTTTGCCAGCAGGGGCGGCAGGCTGACCGTTTTCTCTCAGCGCTCGCCCCGGGCGGTCCGCTCTCTGTTGGGCGGGGTGCGGCTCAGTGCGCCCGCACTGGTCTGCGGCGGCACACTGGCCTACAACTTTTCGGAGGGCTCCGGCACCGCGCTGTGCAGCTTTGAGGGGATGGAGGAGTCTGTCCTGAAGATGCTGCCCTCCCTGTCCGGCGTTGGCATTGCCCTGCAGATGCGCGATGGCTCCACCCGCGCTGTGCGGATGAGCGAGGGGCTGGTGTTCCACCTCAAGCAGGAGTGGACTCCCTTTGTGCTGAGCAACGCCGCAGATGTCAAGGGCGAGGACGTTCTGCGCATCCTTTTCTATCAGGACAAAAAGCAGATGCCCATTCTGCCCACGCTGCAAAAGGCGCTGGGGGACGCGGCAGCCTTCCTGCATGCGGAGCGCCTTGCACCGGATACGCTGGTGCTTACCCCGGGCCTTGTCTCAGGCAGTGCCATGCTCAACGCCGTCTGCCCTCCCTCCGGCTATGCCGCCGAGCAGCTGACGGTGCTGGCCGGCTGCACCCAGATGCTCGACCTTGTCCATCTGGCGGGGGAGAGCGTTGTGCCTGCGGATGCCGCGCCTGAACTGCGCCTTGCCGCCAACCGGATGACCCTGACCGACCACGATGCCGGTGCAGCGGCAGAGCTTTTGTACGGCATGGTGCGCCGTGCGGAAACTTCTGCGTAA